In the Brevundimonas sp. MF30-B genome, AGCCATCCGCTCGGCGTGGGTCCAAAGCATGGTTTCAAGATACTGGGGCGGGACCGTTTCGTAGTAGTTGGTGTAATCCTGACTGGTCGATGCGTTGCGTGTGCCGCCGACGTCTTCGACCATGGCGCTGATCGCGCCATAGGGCAGGTTGACCGTCTTGCGCGACAGGATGTGCTCGAACAGGTGGGCGAAGCCGGAGCGACCCTCCGGATCATCCTTGCCGCCGACATCATACCACAGGGTGACGGTCACGGCGCCCGCCGTGTCGTCCGGCATGGCGTAGACCTTCAGACCATTGCTCAACTCTCGATGGGTGTAGCGCAGCGGCGGAGGCGTCACCGCAGAGGCGGGGCTCGCGGCGGCTGCGGCAAGTTGGGGCGCCTGGGTCCAAGCGGGCGTGGCCGTCAGGATCGCGGCCATAGAAGCGCCGGCCAAGGCGACGGATTTCAGCATGTCTTCCCCCTAGGTTGATGATGCGCCGGAGCATGATCGCAGTTCTGCTCCCCCCGCCGGCGGCTTGGCTATGGCCGAGCTTGTGAATTCGGCGGGTCGGAGTGATCGGCGGTCGGCGCGGGCTGGCTATGCCGTCTGCCGTTGCGATTGCGGGACAGCAGGGGCGACAGGGCCTGGCGGTCGGCCTGGTCGAGGCCCGACAGCACCTGCACCGCGCCGGTCTCCAGCCGCGCGCGGCCGCGCATCTCGGCCAAGCGCGATTCCTCCAGCAAGGCCTGCACGCCGGCCTGGTCGAAGGTCGGGGCGGCCGAGCGGGCGATGGCTTCGCGGCGGGCGGCGCGGGCGGCCTCGAAGTCGGGCTTGGCGGCCAGAGCCGAGGCCCGCAGCGCCTGGCGCACCGGCGCCTGCTGCGCCGGCTCCAGCTGTTCGATCAGGGCCATGGCGGGGCTTTGACGCCCGCCGCGCCGCTCCGCCTCGGCCTGGCTTTCGGCGCGCTGGGCGCCGATCCAGATCACCAGGCCGACGGCCAGGGCGAACAGGTTCAGACCGATCGAGGCGATCAGGGCGATCTTGAGCGCGCGAGGGGTCATCCGCTCGTTCCCAGAACTTCGGCGTCGTCCACGGTGGACAGGGACGCCTGATACAGCACCGTGTCAGCGCGAACGGCGGCGGTCAGCTTGTCGTTCAGGCCGACGCCCGCCACGACGCCGGCGCAGGCCGCCGCCGCCCAGCCGGCGCCCGCCAGCCAAGCCAGGCCGCCCCAGCCCCAACGCCGCAGATTGCGCGGCTTCAGGCCCTGCGACAGGGCCGAGCCGACGGCGCGGTCGACTTGGGCGCGCGAAGCAGTCAGGCGAGGCGACGCGTCCAGGGTCTCGTCCAGAGCCCGCGCCTGGGCCAGCAGGGCGCGCGCCGGGGCCGAAGTCGACAGCAGGCGTTCGGCAGCGGAGCGCTCGCCTTCAGGCCAGCGGCGCGGCTCCGCGCCATAGGCGGCGATCAACTGTTCCAGCCGGTCATGGGTCACCGATGGTCTCCTTCAACTCCCGGGGCGATGTCGGCCAGAGCCTGCCGCAGGGCACGACGCCCGCGTGACAGAAGGCTTTCCAGCGCCTCGACGCTGACGTCCATCAGGCCGGCGGCCTCGATGTTGGTCAGTTCCTGATAATGGCACAGAACCAGCGCTTCGCGCTGACGCTGAGGCAGAGCCGCGAGCGCGGCGTCGACCCTGCGGCCGGTGTCGGCGGCCATGAGGCCCCGGTCGGGCGCCGGGCCCTCGTCGGGCCGATCCGGCGGCGTCTCGGTTGGAACCTCCCGCCGCCGCCGCAGGCGATCGTAGCAGAGGTTCAGCGCCACCCGGTGCAGCCAGGTGTCGAACTTGGCCTTGCCTGGGGTCCAGCGCGGGGCCTGGCGCCAGGCGCGGATCAGAGCCTCCTGCGCCACGTCCTCGGCCTCGGCCGCATCGCCCAGCATTCGGCCGGCCAGCGCCAGCATGCGTGGAAGCTTGCGCGCCACCAGCGCCTGGATGGCCGCGGCGTCGCCGCGCCCTGCGCGACGCACCAGATCCTCGTCGGGGTCGGCGATCCGAACCAGTGCGGCCTCCCTCGACCCTCTGAAAAAGGGCGGACGTGGCTGAAACCGCCGTCCCCGACATCATCCTTACTCCGAACCGGGCGCCGCTGGCGACGCCGGACGCGCACCGCGCCTGTCGCGACGCTGCTCGCGCATCTGGGTCATGGCCGCACGGCGCTCCTCCGCGGTGACGACGCCGTCATTGTTTGCGTCCATCCGGGCGAACTGTTCGGCGGCCCGAGCACGAGCGTCTTCGATGCGCATAGGCTCAGCCGCACGGCTGTTGACGCGACGGTCCATGCGCTTGGCGCGCGGTCCCGCGCGTTCGGTCCCGGCGCGCTGAGACCGGTTCAGGAACTCCTCCCGACTCAGCACGCCGTCGCGATTGGCGTCCAGCCGATCAAAGGCCTGGGCGGTGCGCTCGGCGCGGCGCGTCTGCATGGCGGCTCGGCGTTCCTCGGCTGTGACCACGCCGTCGTTATTGGCGTCCAGGGCCTGCAGCCGCTCGACGCGGCGTTGGACGAAGTCGGCCTGGGCGACAGGTTGCGCGCGCTCGGCGGCGCGCGGGTTCTGCGTCTGGGCCTGGGCGGCGCCGGCGAGGCCGGTCAGCATCAAGGCGGCCGCGCCGCCGAGCACAAATGTACGGCTCATGTGGATCTCCGTGAGGATGGTTGTCGCGTCCCTGTCACGGTTCACACGCGCCGCCTGTCGGAGTCCGTCGCTTTAGTTCAGAGCGTTCTCGAAGGCGGCCCGCGCGGCGCGGCGCAGAATGGTCAGTTCATCTTTCAGCGCCCCAAAGTCCGAAGCTCCCGCGGTTTCCGCCAGGCGCCGCCTGAAGCCTTCCGGCTCGGCGTCTGGATCGGGCTGTTCGTCAAAGGCGCACGCCAGCAGCTGGGACAGCCGCTGCTGCAGCCTCCAGGCCTGCTCAAGCACATCGTCATTTGAAAGGGACTGCAGAGTGGAGACGGTCAGGGCGCGGCCCTCAGCCGCCGCCTGCAACTGGCGGTACTGGGCGACGAACTCGGCGTCCACCTGCCCCCCCGGTGAGAGCTTCAGGTCCCAGAAGCCGTGCGGCGGCCGCTCGCGGTCCATCAGGGCGCGCATGGCTCGCACATCATGCCTCAGGGCTGCATCGTCCCGCGGCTGTCTGAGTGCGGCTTCGATCGTCTGGCTCACCCGCTCGCCGAAGGCCGCGTCGCCGGCCCAGACCACGCGCGCCCGCGTCAGAGCCAGGAACTCCCAGCTGTCGGCCTCGCGGGCGTAATAGTCGGACAGGGCTGACAGCCGCACGGCGACCGGCCCCTTGGAGCCCGAGGGCCGGAGCCGCATGTCGACCTCGTACAGCCCGCCCTCGGCCGTCTGGGCCGACAGAGCCGCGATCAGCCTCTGGGTGAAGCGGCCGTAGAAGGTCTCCGCGCCCCAGCCGCGCCCCGCAGAAGAGGCGTCCGGCGCGGCGTCATAGACGGTCATCAGGTCCAGGTCCGACGACGCCGTCATTTCGCGCGACCCGGCCTTGCCCAGCGCCACGACGGCCACGGCGCCGGGAAAGGCGCCGCCCATCCTTTCGGCCTCGGCCAGGGCGGCCGGGGCCAAGGCGCGCATGGCCGCGTCGGCCAACACCGTATAGGCCCGCCCCGCCGCCTCGCCGCCGGCGCGGCCGGTGACGGTCTGAAGGCCGATGCGGAAAGTCTGTTCGCGGTGCAGCCGGCGCACCACGTTCATCGCGCCCTCGAAGTCCTGGGCGGCCGCCTCGCTCAGCATCTCTGCGATGACGCCCGAGTCCTCGTCCAGATCGGCCAGGAAGCGGGCGTCCAGGACGCTGTCCAGCGCGGCGGGCTGGCGGCCCAGCATGCGGGCCAGGCGCGGCGCATAGGCCATCATGCCCACCACCATCTCGAACAGCCGCGGCTGATTGAGGAACAGGGCCTGGACCTGCACGCCCCCAGACAGGCCCGAGAAGAAGACGGCGAACCGGCGGAAGGCCGCGTCCGGCGCGCCCGTCTCGGCCATGGCCGTCAGCAGGCGCGGCGCCAGGCGGGTGAACAGTTCGCGTCCCTTGGCTGATCGTGTGGCCGAGATGCGGCCATGATGCCACTCGCGGATCGTGGAAGCGACCGACGCCGGCTCCGAAAAGCCCATGCGCTGCAGCGTCTCCAAGGTCCCGGGATCATTCTCGACGCCGGTGAAGACGAGGCTGCCGTAGGGGGACGACAGGTCCTCGCCGCCCTCGAACAACTCCCCGTAGCGGTGGTTCACCCCCGCCAGCAGACCTTCGACGCCGGCGTCGAACAGGGCCAGATCACCCTCTCCCGCCAGGGCCGCCACGGCTGCGCGACGCGACGGATCGGCGGGCAGGACATGAGTCTGTTCGTCCTCCAGCATCTGGACGCGATGCTCCAGGGCGCGCAGTTCGCCGTAGGCGTCGGACAGCTGGCGCGCGACGTCGGCGGGCACATGGCCCGCCTCGGCCAGCGCGTTCAGGGCGTCGAGGGTCCGGGGGCTGCGCAGCGACGGGTCGCGGCCGCCCAGGATCAGCTGCTGGGTCTGGGCGTAGAACTCGATCTCGCGGATGCCGCCCCGGCCCAGTTTCAGGTTGGCGCCGGCGGCCTGCAGGCCCTCGCCGGTCTTGTGGACGTGGATCTGCTTCTTGATCGATTGGATGTCGAGGATCGCCGGATAGTCGAGGCTGCGCCGCCAGACGAAGGGCGTGAGGGCCTTCAGGAAGTCGCCCGCCTCGGCCAGGTCGCCCCCCACGGCGCGCGCCTTGATGAAAGCCGCCCGCTCCCAGTTCTGGCCTACGGATTCATAATAGGCCAGGGCCGTCGGCGCGGCGACGACCGGCGGGGTGGAGGAGGGGTCGGGCCGAAGTCGGAAGTCGACGCGGAAGACATAACCGTCCCCGGTGCGCTCGCTGAGCAGGGTCGCCAGGCCCTGGGCCACGCGGTTAGCGAAGGCCTGCGGCTCGGGCCCCGCCAGCACGCCAACCAAGACTTCCGGTTGGTAGAACAGGCTGATGTCGATGTCCGAGGAGTAGTTGAGCTCTCCAGCACCGTGTTTGCCCATGGCGACGGCGAACAAGCCGGGCGCGGGGCCGCGCGGGTCATCCGCCGCGGAGGTCAGCCGCCCGCGCTCGCGCGCCTCATGCGTGGCGCTGGCCAGGGCGCGGCGCACGCTCTCGTCGGCGAAGGCGCTGAGCGCGCCAGTGACCGCCTCCAGGCCCCAGACGCCGCCGAGGTCGCACAGGGCGGTCAGCAGATGCAGTTCCGCCTTCAGCTTGCGCAGCGGCGCGCGCAACGCCTCGGGCGGCCCGTTCAGCGCCCGGGTGCGATCTAAAAGGTCGGCAAGGCGGGCTTCGGGATCGCTGCTCAGAACGGCGAGCAGGACATCGGGCGCGCGCCGCATCAGGCCCGCGAGATAAGGAGACGCCGCCGCGATGGGCGCCAGCGCCGGCCAGGCGGCGCGCAATCGATCCGCCCAGCTCGTTTCGACGGCCGCCTCGTCCAGCCGGTCACGCAGCCGCTCTGCAGCGACGGGATCGACCACCGGACCGCAAGGGCGCAAGCGATCGATCAAGTTCATTCCGCAGCCTTGGCGGACGCCGGGGGCAGGACCAGGGCGACACGCAGGCCCGGCCCCCGTCCGCCGTAGGCCCCGGGTCCCTCGTCCAGCTGGATGCGCCCGGAGTGGGCCTCCATCACCGCCGTGACCAGCGACAGGCCCAGGCCCGAGCCCGGTTCGGTGCGGCTGTTGTCCAGACGCACGAAACGCTGCGTCACCCGCTCGCGGTCGGCGTCGGGCACGCCTGGCCCGGTGTCGGTCACCGAGAACTCGATTTCGCCGGACGACCGCCTGCGCGCACGCAGGGTCACGGCGCCGCCGGCCGGCGTGTACTTGATGGCGTTGTCGATGATGTTGGCCAGGGCCTGAGCCAGGAAAGGGCGGTTGGCCTCCACCATCAGACCGCGCTCGATCTCGGCGGCGAACTCCAGGTCCTTGTCCTCGGCGGCGGGCTCGTACAGTTCGGCCATGTCGGCGGCCAGGTCGGCGGCGTCGAACAAGACCGGATCGGGCGTGCGCCCCTTGGCCGCCTGCAATCGGGCGATGGCCAGGACGGCGTTGAAGGTTTTCAGCAGTTGGTCCGCTTCGTCCAGCGCCACCTGGAGGGCGTCCGGCCCCTCGATCCGCCCGGCCTCGGCGTCGATCAGGGCGACCTCCAGCTTGGCGCGCATGCGCGTCAGGGGCGAGCGCAGGTCGTGAGCGATGGCGTCGCCGGCGTGGCGGATCGAGGCCATGGAGGCTTCAAGCCGGTCCAGCATCCGGTTCATGCCCTGGCCCAGCTCGTCGAGTTCGTCGCCTGAGCCTCGAATCTCCGCCCGCGCCTTCAGGTCGCCGTTCTGAACGGCTGTCACGACGCGGTTCAGCCGGCCCATAGCGGTCTCGACGCGGCGGCTGATGAACAGACCGCCGGCCAGGCCCATCAGGATGACCAGCGCCATCGCCATCCACAGCGCCTGGGTCAGGCGGGCCAGATACTCTTCCGTGTCGCCCATGTCCTGACCGACGAACAGGCGGTCTCCACCCGACAGAACCATCTCGACTCCGAGGGCCTGACGCTGACGCACGCGGCCCGCGGGGTCCGTGTCGGTCAGACGAAAGGTGGTCCACTGGCTGGACGGATCCGATCGCGCGGGCACGGTCTCGAGGCTGCCGGTGACGCGCGTCCCGTCAGGCCGGCTCAGCAGGTAGACGTAGTCGTTGCCGCGCAGGATTCGGTCAACGAGCGCCTGGTTCAGGGCGTCGACGCCTCGCTCGCGGTAGATCGAGGCCAGAACGCCCACCTCGCTGCGCACGCCGGCCTCGGCCCGCGCCCGCGCCTCGCTGGCCGAGGCGAGATAGACATAGGCCAGAATGGCGCTGGCCGCCGTCACGAACAGCGCCAGAAACAGCAGCGTCAGTCGAAACGGCGTGCGGCGAAGAAGGGACGGCAGGCGCATGGCGTCTAGTGGCGAGTGACGAGTGGCGAGTGGCGAGCAAGCCGCCACGCGGCACGGCGCCGCTCCCCGCCGGCGATGTTCGGGCCTGACTCGCTCACTGTCTCGCCACTCGCCACTCGCCACTCATCACTGGCTTACGCCTCCAGCCGGTACCCCGCGCCGCGCACGGTCTGCAGCATGGCCTTGTCGAAGCCCTTGTCGATCTTGGAGCGCAGGCGGCTGATGTGCACGTCGATGACGTTGGTCTGGGGGTCGAAGTGGTATTCCCAGACCTTCTCAAGCAGCATGGTGCGCGTCACCGATTGGCCGGCGTGGCGCATCAGAAACTCCAGCAGCTGGAACTCGCGCGGCTGCAGGTCAATCTCTTGGCCGGCGCGATGCACGGTGCGGCCGATCAGGTTCATCTCCAGCTCGCCGACTTTCAGCACGGTCTGGACGCCGCCGGTCTCGCGCCGGCGGGCCAGGGCTTCGACCCGCGCAATCAGCTCGGCGAAGGCGTAGGGTTTGACCAGATAGTCGTCGGCGCCGGCCTTCAGGCCCGTGACCCGATCCTCGACCTCGCCCAGCGCCGACAGGAACAGCACCGGCGTCTGATCGCCGCCCTGGCGCACGGTCTCGACCATGCCGACCCCGTCCAGGCGCGGCATCATGCGGTCGACGACATAGACGTCGTAGCCGCCCTTCTGCGCCTCGAGCAGGCCGAAGGCGCCGTCCACGGCGTGGGTCACGTCATGGCCCGCCTCGCTGAGGCCGCGCACCATGGCGGCGGCCGCTTCCGCATCGTCCTCGACCACCAGAATACGCATAGACGGGCTCCCGACAGAGATTCGCCGCCGATGCTAGCGCATCGACGGCGAAGACGTGAGTTAAGGCTTTGTCAGACCGAGGTCACTCCTCGGCGAAGCGCAGCACTATCGGGGCAGGCTGGCCCGCGCCCCTGCGGACGAAGATCAGCACGCCGGGACGCCCAGCCTGTTTCACAGCCGCCACCGCAGCCTGAAGGTCAGCCGCAGAGCGCACTTCGCGGGTGTCGGCCCGGGTGATGACGTCGCCCGCTCTCAGGCCTAGACGCGCCGCCGCTGTGCCTCGCTCCACGTCGGTGACAACAACGCCGCTCACCGATTCCGCCACCCCGTAACGCTGTCTCAGAGCGGGAGTGATGGCGGTGACGCGAACACCTTCGATCACCTCGCCCTGAGGCGTCGGCGCTTGTCCCGGGCGGCTCGGCTCACCATCAGCGCCATCGGCCGCCAGCAACTCAGCTTCCGAGGGCCGGGTGCCGGACCGAACATTCAATGTCTGGCGTCGCCCGTCACGGATGATGTCCAGACGAATCGTCTCGCCTGGCCGCGAAGCGCCTACCAGGCGGGTGGCCTCGGTGCCATTGGCGACGGCTTGGCCGTTCACGGCGACCAGAATGTCCCCGACGCGCGCACCAGCGCGGGCGGCTGGACCGCCTTCAGTGACGCTCGATACATAGGCGGCTTTGAGGTCACGCGCTTGGCCAAGGGCCTCCCAGCGGTCGCCGTCGAAAGTGTGAAGCCCCAACCCGACATAGCCGCGCTCAACCCGCCCGTCGCGCATCAGCTGGTCGGTGATCGGCTTGGCGACCGAGGCGGGGATGGCGAAACCGATGCCGATCGAGCCGCCGGTCTGGGAATAGATCGCCGAGTTCACGCCGATTACGCGGCCGTAGATGTCGAAGGTCGGGCCGCCCGAGTTGCCCCGGTTGATGGCGGCGTCGATCTGCAGGAAGTCGACGTAGCCAGCCGAGCCCGGATCGATGTTCTGGCGCGACAGGGCCGAGACGATGCCGGCCGTGGCCGTGCCGCCCAGGCCCAGGGGGTTGCCGATGGCGATGACCCAGTCGCCGACCCGCGGCTGGGCTTGGTCCTCGAACGAGACGAAGGGGAAGTCCGCCCCCTCGACCTTGATGACGGCCAGGTCGGTCGCGGGGTCCGTGCCCACGACGCGGGCGGTCAGTTCGCGCTGGTCGGCCAGGCGCACCTTGATCTCGGTGGCGTCCTCGACGACGTGATTGTTGGTGACGATGTAGCCGTCGGCGGAGATGAAGAAGCCGGATCCGGCGCCCTGAGCCGTGGGCGCATCCTCTTCGCTCTGGCCTTCCTGACCGCGGCCCTGGCCAGGCGCGCTGAAGGGCAGGGGAGGCAGGCCGGGAATCTGCAGGAAGCCGCCGGTGGGCCGCTGAACCCGCGTCGTCACGTCGATCGACACCACCGCCGGCGAGACCTGCTGGAAAATGTCGGCGAAGCTGAGCGGCGCGCCCTGCGGAGGGGCGAAGGCGGCGGCGGGGGCGGGCGAGGCCGTCAGTCGGCCCGAGGCGCCGGCCACCGGCTCGGCGTGCGCGCCCGGCCAGGTGATTACGCCGCCCGCGGTCGCGCCCGCGGCGAGGGCCAGGCCGGCGGCGGCCCCCAGAATGAACTCCTTGCGCTTCAGCATCGTCGTCCCTGCGATCCTCTTCATTCGGCCCTGAATGGACCGTGTCGCCCTTGGATATAGATCGACGGCGGCCTTGGCCAACCGTCGGCCCGGCGATCGTTGTTCCGCCTCAGCGTCCGTCGTGGGGCGAGGTTGCGTCAGGATCGCGGCGAAGCTTGTTTTCGGTCAGACGCGCAAGGGCCGCCTCTTCCTCTGGTGACAGGGGAGCGGGGTCAGGCCGACGCCGGCGCGAACGCAGCAACAACGCCGCACCTGCGCCCAGGATCAGGGCGAACGGCCCCAGCCACAGCAGCAGGGTGCCCAGGCGGAACGGCGG is a window encoding:
- a CDS encoding periplasmic heavy metal sensor, with translation MTPRALKIALIASIGLNLFALAVGLVIWIGAQRAESQAEAERRGGRQSPAMALIEQLEPAQQAPVRQALRASALAAKPDFEAARAARREAIARSAAPTFDQAGVQALLEESRLAEMRGRARLETGAVQVLSGLDQADRQALSPLLSRNRNGRRHSQPAPTADHSDPPNSQARP
- a CDS encoding RNA polymerase sigma factor, yielding MVRIADPDEDLVRRAGRGDAAAIQALVARKLPRMLALAGRMLGDAAEAEDVAQEALIRAWRQAPRWTPGKAKFDTWLHRVALNLCYDRLRRRREVPTETPPDRPDEGPAPDRGLMAADTGRRVDAALAALPQRQREALVLCHYQELTNIEAAGLMDVSVEALESLLSRGRRALRQALADIAPGVEGDHR
- a CDS encoding EF-hand domain-containing protein — its product is MSRTFVLGGAAALMLTGLAGAAQAQTQNPRAAERAQPVAQADFVQRRVERLQALDANNDGVVTAEERRAAMQTRRAERTAQAFDRLDANRDGVLSREEFLNRSQRAGTERAGPRAKRMDRRVNSRAAEPMRIEDARARAAEQFARMDANNDGVVTAEERRAAMTQMREQRRDRRGARPASPAAPGSE
- a CDS encoding bifunctional [glutamine synthetase] adenylyltransferase/[glutamine synthetase]-adenylyl-L-tyrosine phosphorylase — protein: MNLIDRLRPCGPVVDPVAAERLRDRLDEAAVETSWADRLRAAWPALAPIAAASPYLAGLMRRAPDVLLAVLSSDPEARLADLLDRTRALNGPPEALRAPLRKLKAELHLLTALCDLGGVWGLEAVTGALSAFADESVRRALASATHEARERGRLTSAADDPRGPAPGLFAVAMGKHGAGELNYSSDIDISLFYQPEVLVGVLAGPEPQAFANRVAQGLATLLSERTGDGYVFRVDFRLRPDPSSTPPVVAAPTALAYYESVGQNWERAAFIKARAVGGDLAEAGDFLKALTPFVWRRSLDYPAILDIQSIKKQIHVHKTGEGLQAAGANLKLGRGGIREIEFYAQTQQLILGGRDPSLRSPRTLDALNALAEAGHVPADVARQLSDAYGELRALEHRVQMLEDEQTHVLPADPSRRAAVAALAGEGDLALFDAGVEGLLAGVNHRYGELFEGGEDLSSPYGSLVFTGVENDPGTLETLQRMGFSEPASVASTIREWHHGRISATRSAKGRELFTRLAPRLLTAMAETGAPDAAFRRFAVFFSGLSGGVQVQALFLNQPRLFEMVVGMMAYAPRLARMLGRQPAALDSVLDARFLADLDEDSGVIAEMLSEAAAQDFEGAMNVVRRLHREQTFRIGLQTVTGRAGGEAAGRAYTVLADAAMRALAPAALAEAERMGGAFPGAVAVVALGKAGSREMTASSDLDLMTVYDAAPDASSAGRGWGAETFYGRFTQRLIAALSAQTAEGGLYEVDMRLRPSGSKGPVAVRLSALSDYYAREADSWEFLALTRARVVWAGDAAFGERVSQTIEAALRQPRDDAALRHDVRAMRALMDRERPPHGFWDLKLSPGGQVDAEFVAQYRQLQAAAEGRALTVSTLQSLSNDDVLEQAWRLQQRLSQLLACAFDEQPDPDAEPEGFRRRLAETAGASDFGALKDELTILRRAARAAFENALN
- a CDS encoding HAMP domain-containing sensor histidine kinase: MRLPSLLRRTPFRLTLLFLALFVTAASAILAYVYLASASEARARAEAGVRSEVGVLASIYRERGVDALNQALVDRILRGNDYVYLLSRPDGTRVTGSLETVPARSDPSSQWTTFRLTDTDPAGRVRQRQALGVEMVLSGGDRLFVGQDMGDTEEYLARLTQALWMAMALVILMGLAGGLFISRRVETAMGRLNRVVTAVQNGDLKARAEIRGSGDELDELGQGMNRMLDRLEASMASIRHAGDAIAHDLRSPLTRMRAKLEVALIDAEAGRIEGPDALQVALDEADQLLKTFNAVLAIARLQAAKGRTPDPVLFDAADLAADMAELYEPAAEDKDLEFAAEIERGLMVEANRPFLAQALANIIDNAIKYTPAGGAVTLRARRRSSGEIEFSVTDTGPGVPDADRERVTQRFVRLDNSRTEPGSGLGLSLVTAVMEAHSGRIQLDEGPGAYGGRGPGLRVALVLPPASAKAAE
- a CDS encoding response regulator transcription factor — translated: MRILVVEDDAEAAAAMVRGLSEAGHDVTHAVDGAFGLLEAQKGGYDVYVVDRMMPRLDGVGMVETVRQGGDQTPVLFLSALGEVEDRVTGLKAGADDYLVKPYAFAELIARVEALARRRETGGVQTVLKVGELEMNLIGRTVHRAGQEIDLQPREFQLLEFLMRHAGQSVTRTMLLEKVWEYHFDPQTNVIDVHISRLRSKIDKGFDKAMLQTVRGAGYRLEA
- a CDS encoding Do family serine endopeptidase; its protein translation is MLKRKEFILGAAAGLALAAGATAGGVITWPGAHAEPVAGASGRLTASPAPAAAFAPPQGAPLSFADIFQQVSPAVVSIDVTTRVQRPTGGFLQIPGLPPLPFSAPGQGRGQEGQSEEDAPTAQGAGSGFFISADGYIVTNNHVVEDATEIKVRLADQRELTARVVGTDPATDLAVIKVEGADFPFVSFEDQAQPRVGDWVIAIGNPLGLGGTATAGIVSALSRQNIDPGSAGYVDFLQIDAAINRGNSGGPTFDIYGRVIGVNSAIYSQTGGSIGIGFAIPASVAKPITDQLMRDGRVERGYVGLGLHTFDGDRWEALGQARDLKAAYVSSVTEGGPAARAGARVGDILVAVNGQAVANGTEATRLVGASRPGETIRLDIIRDGRRQTLNVRSGTRPSEAELLAADGADGEPSRPGQAPTPQGEVIEGVRVTAITPALRQRYGVAESVSGVVVTDVERGTAAARLGLRAGDVITRADTREVRSAADLQAAVAAVKQAGRPGVLIFVRRGAGQPAPIVLRFAEE